A single genomic interval of Candidatus Schekmanbacteria bacterium RIFCSPLOWO2_02_FULL_38_14 harbors:
- a CDS encoding radical SAM protein: MKKASIETPSYIKIFNRGFLPDRIKKLKEILSECTLCPRNCRVDRVRGEKGFCKGGANARVSSVEPHFGEEAPLVGRNGSGTIFFTYCNLGCVFCQNYDISHLGHGEELPASELASQMLYLQGIGCHNINLVTPTHFVPQIVEALEIAIKDGLRLPVVFNCGGYESVEVLKLLEGIIDIYMPDAKFSDENVSERFCHAKDYYKILKEALKEMHRQVGVLKTDETGIASRGVLIRHLVMPNNLAGSEEVLRFVAQELSTESYVNIMRQYYPCYKAGDYPEISRSITPQEYNRACEIGKSYGLHRGF; encoded by the coding sequence ATGAAGAAAGCATCAATAGAAACTCCATCATACATAAAGATTTTTAACAGAGGATTCCTTCCTGATAGAATTAAAAAACTAAAAGAGATTCTAAGCGAATGTACTCTCTGCCCCCGCAATTGCAGGGTTGACAGAGTAAGAGGAGAAAAGGGATTTTGCAAGGGAGGAGCAAATGCGCGTGTTTCATCTGTTGAGCCGCATTTCGGAGAAGAGGCTCCACTTGTAGGAAGAAACGGCTCAGGGACAATTTTTTTCACTTATTGCAATTTAGGATGTGTCTTTTGCCAGAACTATGACATAAGCCATTTAGGGCATGGAGAAGAACTTCCTGCTTCAGAACTTGCTTCACAGATGCTATATCTGCAGGGGATAGGTTGCCATAATATAAATCTTGTTACACCTACTCATTTTGTACCACAGATTGTAGAGGCACTTGAGATAGCAATAAAAGATGGCTTAAGGCTTCCAGTTGTATTTAATTGTGGAGGATATGAATCAGTAGAGGTATTGAAATTGCTTGAGGGGATTATTGATATATACATGCCTGATGCAAAGTTCAGTGATGAAAATGTATCAGAGAGATTCTGCCATGCTAAGGATTATTACAAAATTTTAAAAGAGGCTTTGAAAGAAATGCACAGGCAGGTCGGTGTTTTAAAAACTGATGAGACGGGAATAGCTTCCAGAGGAGTACTTATCAGGCATCTTGTGATGCCAAATAATTTAGCAGGCTCTGAAGAGGTCTTGAGGTTTGTAGCTCAAGAGCTTTCTACTGAAAGCTACGTGAATATAATGAGACAGTATTATCCATGCTATAAAGCAGGGGATTACCCGGAGATTTCAAGAAGCATAACGCCACAGGAATATAATAGAGCATGTGAGATTGGGAAATCATATGGGCTGCACAGAGGATTTTAA